GATGTGGGGCTTTGTATGGGGCTGTGAATGCACCAGGTTCCAGGGTACCACGTCCGCCTTCATCCACTTGGCCCATGATAATGTAGTTGACACCTGTcggaaagggaaaaaatgaccacaaagttTGTTCAGTAATATATTTTTGAGTAAATGGAAATGCTAATCTGTGGTGTAAGCGACAGGTGTTACCTCTGCGGAGCAACGGGCACTTCTTGCACTGTGACACCAGCTTAACCGACATGGCCTCTCCAACTTGCGTGATTGTTAGTCGACCTGCCTTATAGGCCTTAATGAGGGAGACGCTAACAACAAGAGTGCCTCGGGGTCCAGGGGCCAGAGAGGTCACCTTTCCGGTTATCACTGGAAAAAGAAGGGACTCAGTCAGAACACAACATCTGATTTTACTTGTTGCATATGTGAACAGTAAGAAACTTACCAAATTCACTGGCACAGAAACTGGTCTTGATGGTTCCATCTCTTTTGCAGGCTTTGGCACACAGAGGATTTTGAGGGACTagaaacatgacaaatgcattaaaaaatgcACATTAGATATACATCTTCTGCACATTGACACACAAGCATAGTGTGCACATAACTTCACCCACCAGGCCTCTTTCCATTTGGCCTCGTGACGGCCACCCTCCTGTCCTGGCCTGTGTTGCCCTGTCCACGGCCTCTCGTGGGCTTAAGTGGTTTTGGTTTCTCAGTGGGCACATATTTGATGGTGGGGACGGGTGGCAGTGCCGTGGGGGCAGGACGTTCACGTGCAACAGGTTTGACTGCAGGTTTTGACGGGATGGACCTCGTGCCGGTTCCTGAGTTGACTGTTGGTATCTGAGAACCAGGCGGGACGCTGGTGTAGTAGGCGAGGAATCCATCAGATGTCACACTGAGGTCAGACACAAACTGGACCAGTAGCACATTGCTGCTGGTAATAATAGGCCTGGACAGGAGACAGGTAGATGATGAGGTGGCAAATTAAGAGCAGTcgatttaaaatgacattaaaggCCAACAAAAAGCTTTAGAGATATCTGTGACTTACTGTGGGGCCTGATCGCCACAGTATTTTCCAATCAGGCGTGAATCATCTTTCTCTCCACCATTAAAGAAAGCCACATAGTCAAACCGGCAATAGGTGTCAGCCTCCAATACGAACTTATCAAACGTCACCTGGATTACCTGGTAgccaaacagaagcagaaatatGGCTTTAAATGATCACTTGTTGTTTTCCTTGCTGGGTGTGTAAAGAATATGTTTGCATGCTGGGAGTGAGTGTGCCGCCGACCATATCAGGCTCCACAGTG
The Enoplosus armatus isolate fEnoArm2 chromosome 13, fEnoArm2.hap1, whole genome shotgun sequence genome window above contains:
- the pcolcea gene encoding procollagen C-endopeptidase enhancer a: MMHVGCVWGLSLFLSLSLGWTKAQQTNYTRPVFYCGGDLVSDSGFVGSEGFPSFYKPNSKCTWRITVPEGNVVMLSFRIFDLEADSQCRYDYLDVYNGHSNLVQKLGRFCGTFRPGALISTTNTMMLEMVSDAETQGRGFVAYFSGAKPYVDDQQFCGGKITKAQGEIKTPNWPDKKYPPGTSCSWLITVEPDMVIQVTFDKFVLEADTYCRFDYVAFFNGGEKDDSRLIGKYCGDQAPQPIITSSNVLLVQFVSDLSVTSDGFLAYYTSVPPGSQIPTVNSGTGTRSIPSKPAVKPVARERPAPTALPPVPTIKYVPTEKPKPLKPTRGRGQGNTGQDRRVAVTRPNGKRPVPQNPLCAKACKRDGTIKTSFCASEFVITGKVTSLAPGPRGTLVVSVSLIKAYKAGRLTITQVGEAMSVKLVSQCKKCPLLRRGVNYIIMGQVDEGGRGTLEPGAFTAPYKAPHHKLLTNINNQPC